The proteins below come from a single Candidatus Firestonebacteria bacterium RIFOXYD2_FULL_39_29 genomic window:
- a CDS encoding co-chaperone GroES, producing the protein MNIKPLEDRILVKPLEGGETKKGGIIIPDSAKEKPEEGKVIAVGAGKILENGTKKPLSVKKGDTVMFAKYAGNEITIDGDKHLIMREEDVLAIIEK; encoded by the coding sequence ATGAATATAAAGCCATTGGAAGACAGGATTTTGGTAAAGCCGCTTGAAGGCGGAGAGACAAAGAAAGGCGGGATAATAATCCCTGATTCAGCGAAGGAAAAACCGGAAGAAGGAAAAGTAATAGCAGTCGGAGCCGGTAAGATTCTGGAAAACGGAACGAAGAAACCTCTTTCCGTGAAAAAAGGTGATACTGTAATGTTTGCGAAATACGCAGGCAACGAAATCACCATTGACGGGGACAAGCATCTCATTATGAGAGAAGAAGATGTTCTCGCAATAATCGAAAAATAA
- a CDS encoding chaperonin GroL — MAKQLSFSEDARKSLLKGVEAVANAVKVTMGPRGRNVVIDKKFGAPTVTNDGVTVAKEIELPEPFENMGAQLLKEVASKTSDVAGDGTTTATVLAYAIFREGLKNVTAGANPIAIKRGLDRGVEAVVAELKKFSKDVKDKKEIAQVGAVSAHNDQKVGDLIADAMDKVGKDGVITIEEAKGTETTVDLVEGMQFDQGYLSPYFVTNADRMEAVLEDPYILIHEKKISAMKDLLPILEKVVQKGKPLIIIAEEVEGEALATIVVNKIRGTLAICAVKAPGFGDRRKAMLEDIAILTGGKMIAEELGVKLESIDIADLGRAKRVSIDKDNTTIIEGAGNKKDIQGRISQIRNQIGETKSDYDKEKLQERLAKIAGGVAVINVGAATEPEMKARKSIFEDALHATRAAVEEGIVPGGGVALLRALKALDSIKLKEDEMVGVNILRRALEEPVRQIVYNAGEEPSVVVDKIKKEKDVNYGFNALTGEYEDLVKGGIIDPTKVTRTALQNAASVVGLLLTTETLITDIPEEKSEAPMPGGGGMGGMGGMGGGMY, encoded by the coding sequence ATGGCTAAGCAGTTAAGTTTTTCAGAAGACGCAAGAAAGTCCCTTCTTAAGGGCGTGGAAGCGGTTGCCAATGCGGTAAAGGTAACGATGGGACCGAGGGGAAGAAATGTTGTAATAGACAAAAAATTTGGAGCTCCGACTGTTACTAACGACGGTGTAACGGTGGCGAAGGAAATTGAACTTCCTGAACCCTTTGAAAATATGGGCGCGCAGTTACTAAAAGAAGTTGCATCAAAAACTTCCGATGTAGCGGGTGACGGCACAACTACAGCGACAGTACTTGCCTACGCAATTTTCAGGGAAGGTTTAAAGAATGTAACCGCAGGCGCAAACCCGATAGCAATTAAAAGAGGGCTTGACAGGGGCGTCGAAGCAGTTGTTGCCGAACTTAAAAAATTCAGCAAAGACGTAAAAGATAAAAAAGAAATAGCGCAGGTTGGCGCGGTTTCCGCTCACAATGACCAGAAAGTCGGCGATCTTATAGCAGACGCAATGGACAAAGTCGGAAAAGACGGTGTCATAACGATTGAAGAAGCAAAAGGCACGGAGACCACAGTAGACCTGGTCGAAGGTATGCAGTTTGATCAAGGCTACCTCTCTCCTTACTTTGTAACCAATGCGGACAGAATGGAAGCCGTTCTCGAAGATCCGTATATTTTAATTCATGAGAAAAAAATATCCGCAATGAAAGATCTTCTTCCTATACTTGAAAAGGTCGTGCAGAAAGGCAAACCGCTTATCATAATCGCCGAAGAAGTTGAAGGCGAAGCGCTTGCGACTATAGTAGTCAATAAGATCAGAGGCACTTTAGCAATATGCGCTGTAAAAGCCCCGGGCTTTGGAGACAGAAGAAAAGCAATGCTTGAGGATATAGCGATACTTACCGGCGGCAAAATGATTGCCGAAGAGCTCGGTGTAAAGCTGGAAAGTATTGATATTGCCGATCTTGGCAGAGCAAAAAGAGTCTCGATTGATAAAGATAACACTACGATAATTGAAGGTGCCGGAAATAAGAAAGATATTCAAGGCAGGATCAGCCAGATAAGAAATCAGATAGGTGAAACCAAGAGCGATTATGACAAAGAAAAACTTCAGGAACGTCTTGCCAAGATTGCGGGTGGTGTTGCGGTAATCAATGTGGGCGCTGCGACTGAACCTGAAATGAAAGCAAGAAAATCGATATTTGAAGATGCTCTTCATGCGACTCGCGCGGCGGTGGAAGAAGGTATTGTTCCCGGCGGCGGTGTTGCGCTCCTTCGTGCTCTTAAAGCTCTGGATTCCATAAAGCTTAAAGAAGATGAAATGGTGGGCGTTAATATATTAAGAAGGGCGCTTGAAGAACCGGTAAGACAGATCGTATACAATGCCGGAGAAGAACCGTCTGTAGTAGTAGACAAGATCAAGAAAGAAAAAGATGTCAATTACGGTTTTAATGCTTTGACCGGTGAATATGAAGATCTGGTCAAGGGCGGGATTATTGATCCGACAAAAGTCACAAGGACTGCTCTTCAGAACGCAGCAAGCGTTGTGGGACTTCTTCTGACGACTGAAACACTCATTACCGATATTCCGGAAGAAAAAAGTGAAGCACCGATGCCGGGCGGCGGTGGTATGGGCGGAATGGGTGGCATGGGCGGAGGAATGTACTAA
- a CDS encoding oxidoreductase — translation MSNKILRIGIIGVTGRGEDLRRWFHQPKKRAVVAGGADISLKALEEFKKIMGPDVFITTNYKELLKRKDIDAIVITSPDFTHEEYTIAALKAKKHVYLEKPMAITTEGCDRVLKAWKASGVKLMVGFNMRHMALFKLMKKIIDSGKIGDIKAAWVRHFVGFGGHFYFHDWHGTRKNTYSLLLQKGSHDIDMIHYLTGSYAKKVSAFGSLDFFGGNKSNNLRCPDCKIRKTCLEADYSRINKCCFRKEVDVEDNSEVIMELENGIKATYLQCHFAPEYFRNYTLIGTKGRIENLNDGDTVIVKLRQNYRFMDKVKEIKYKVKTGKGNHFGADSIIVEDFLDYLLKGKKPVSTALAGRMSVAVGCTATDSIRSGGKMLKIKKAPKGFK, via the coding sequence ATGAGCAATAAAATACTTCGCATAGGAATAATCGGCGTCACCGGGCGAGGGGAGGATCTTCGAAGGTGGTTCCACCAGCCGAAAAAGAGGGCTGTTGTTGCCGGTGGGGCGGATATCAGTTTAAAGGCACTGGAAGAATTTAAGAAGATAATGGGGCCGGATGTTTTTATTACAACCAATTACAAAGAGCTTCTTAAAAGAAAAGATATAGACGCTATTGTCATTACTTCCCCTGATTTTACGCATGAAGAGTATACTATAGCGGCGCTTAAGGCAAAAAAACATGTTTATCTGGAAAAACCGATGGCGATCACTACTGAAGGATGCGACCGGGTTTTAAAAGCATGGAAAGCTTCCGGAGTAAAGTTAATGGTTGGGTTTAACATGCGCCACATGGCTCTCTTTAAACTTATGAAGAAAATAATAGACTCAGGAAAGATCGGAGATATTAAGGCAGCCTGGGTAAGGCATTTTGTGGGCTTTGGGGGTCATTTCTATTTTCATGACTGGCATGGTACAAGAAAAAATACTTATTCTCTGCTCCTTCAGAAGGGCTCGCATGATATTGATATGATACATTATCTGACCGGTTCGTACGCGAAGAAAGTTTCCGCTTTTGGTTCTCTGGATTTTTTCGGCGGTAACAAGTCCAACAACCTCCGGTGCCCGGATTGCAAGATCAGAAAAACCTGCCTGGAAGCGGATTATTCCAGGATAAACAAGTGTTGTTTCCGGAAAGAAGTGGATGTCGAGGATAACAGTGAGGTTATAATGGAGCTGGAAAACGGGATCAAGGCTACGTATCTGCAATGCCATTTTGCCCCGGAGTATTTTAGAAATTACACCTTGATCGGTACAAAAGGCAGGATCGAGAATTTAAACGACGGGGATACAGTTATCGTAAAGCTTAGACAGAATTACAGGTTTATGGACAAGGTTAAAGAAATAAAATATAAAGTAAAAACAGGAAAAGGTAATCATTTCGGCGCTGATTCCATAATCGTGGAGGATTTTCTGGATTATCTTTTGAAAGGCAAAAAGCCCGTTTCCACGGCGCTTGCCGGAAGAATGAGCGTGGCTGTGGGCTGCACGGCTACGGATTCTATAAGAAGCGGCGGAAAGATGTTAAAAATCAAAAAAGCTCCAAAAGGATTCAAGTGA